The following proteins come from a genomic window of Nodularia sp. LEGE 06071:
- the cysW gene encoding sulfate ABC transporter permease subunit CysW, with protein sequence MTAESKSIQSLPGEVKSEKGREWGKIALIAAVVTYLAMVLLLPTLYVFIGAFSRGIGPFFATLIDPDFTQALRLTAMAVGIAVPFNVVFGLCAAWVIARRRFRGRTLLLSIIDLPFSISPIVAGLMLVSLYGRNGLLGPLLQSLDIRIIFSFPGIALATMLGGMPFVAREVIPVLEEVGTQEEEAAKTLGAGEWQTFWRVTLPSIRWALLYGIILTTARAMGEYGAIAVVSSNLIGRTQTLTLYVEGAYRNYDSQSAFAASVVLAGLAGVTLVIKEVFERRIRIKDEEV encoded by the coding sequence ATGACGGCTGAATCTAAATCTATCCAGTCTCTCCCCGGTGAAGTCAAGTCCGAGAAAGGTAGAGAGTGGGGAAAAATTGCTTTGATTGCGGCAGTCGTGACCTATTTGGCGATGGTCTTGCTTCTTCCTACCCTTTATGTATTTATTGGAGCTTTCAGCCGGGGTATTGGCCCGTTTTTCGCCACCCTCATCGACCCCGACTTTACTCAAGCCCTGCGCCTGACAGCAATGGCTGTAGGAATAGCTGTACCTTTCAACGTTGTTTTTGGGCTATGTGCAGCCTGGGTAATTGCCCGCCGTCGGTTTCGGGGACGTACTCTGCTGTTGAGCATTATCGACTTGCCCTTTTCTATTTCGCCCATTGTGGCAGGTTTAATGCTGGTTTCCCTCTATGGACGCAATGGGCTACTAGGTCCCCTGCTACAATCTTTGGATATCAGGATTATCTTTTCCTTTCCCGGCATTGCTCTGGCGACGATGCTTGGGGGAATGCCCTTTGTTGCTCGTGAAGTCATCCCAGTACTGGAAGAAGTCGGGACTCAGGAAGAAGAAGCTGCTAAAACCTTGGGGGCTGGAGAATGGCAAACTTTCTGGCGAGTGACACTGCCTTCTATTCGTTGGGCATTGCTTTATGGAATTATTCTCACTACGGCTCGTGCTATGGGAGAGTATGGTGCTATTGCTGTGGTTTCGAGTAATTTAATTGGCCGGACTCAGACCCTTACCCTATATGTAGAAGGGGCTTATCGCAATTATGATTCCCAAAGTGCCTTTGCCGCTTCGGTGGTGTTAGCGGGACTTGCTGGTGTCACACTGGTGATTAAAGAGGTGTTTGAGCGCCGCATCCGCATCAAAGATGAAGAGGTTTAG
- a CDS encoding hybrid sensor histidine kinase/response regulator → MNENPIKVLLVDDDEDDYILTRDWFREFQVAGCELSWRDSYETGKDAIAHQNHDLYLVDYRLGMNSGLELLREAIANGCSSPIILLTGQGDREIDLEAMKAGAADYLEKSQLTAPLLERSIRYAMERKQTEQKIRQQAALLDIATDAIFVHDIDDPVLYWNKAAEDLYGWKKAEVIGKKTQELWHENNEQLLEQAFQHLMEHGSWEGELHQRTKSGQEIIVESRWTLVKNFGNTPQSILVVNTDITQKKQLESQFLRAQRLESIGTLASGIAHDLNNVLAPIMMTAQLLESQMHDERSRRLLPILISNAQRGASLVNQVLSFTRGIEGERTLLQLKHLIIEIQHIIKETFPRSIEVTSQIPQNLWTVSGDATQLHQVLMNLCVNARDAMPNGGKLKILAENLLIDENYARMNIDAQVGSYIVITVIDTGMGISPEILERIFEPFFTTKETGKGTGLGLSTVMGIIKSHGGFVKVHSQPENGSQFQVYLPAQDITETIEEIEQSLPQGHGELILVVDDEAAIRDITKTSLENHNYQAITASDGIEAIALYVENQDKISLVLTDMVMPSMDGITTIKTLQKINPKVKIIAVSGLATTEKVNAAHDVGVKAFLAKPYTANQLLQTISAVQSRN, encoded by the coding sequence ATGAACGAAAACCCGATCAAAGTTCTATTAGTTGATGATGATGAAGACGATTATATCTTAACTCGTGATTGGTTTAGGGAATTTCAGGTGGCTGGCTGCGAGTTGTCATGGAGAGATAGTTATGAAACGGGAAAGGATGCGATCGCACATCAAAATCATGATCTCTATCTGGTAGACTATCGTTTAGGAATGAATAGTGGACTAGAGCTATTACGCGAGGCGATCGCCAACGGATGCTCCTCCCCGATCATATTACTCACCGGTCAGGGAGACAGAGAAATAGACCTAGAAGCCATGAAAGCCGGCGCAGCAGATTATCTAGAAAAAAGCCAATTAACTGCACCCTTGCTAGAGCGTTCCATCCGTTACGCAATGGAGCGCAAACAAACAGAACAGAAAATCCGCCAACAAGCTGCCTTACTCGACATTGCCACCGATGCCATTTTTGTCCATGATATAGACGACCCTGTTTTATATTGGAACAAAGCCGCCGAAGATTTATACGGTTGGAAAAAAGCAGAAGTAATTGGCAAAAAAACCCAAGAGCTTTGGCATGAAAACAATGAACAGCTATTAGAACAAGCATTCCAACATCTCATGGAACATGGTTCATGGGAAGGAGAATTACATCAAAGAACCAAATCCGGCCAAGAAATTATTGTCGAAAGTCGTTGGACGTTAGTTAAAAACTTTGGTAATACACCACAATCCATCCTAGTTGTCAACACTGACATTACCCAAAAAAAGCAACTGGAATCTCAGTTTCTCAGGGCGCAAAGATTAGAAAGCATTGGCACATTAGCCAGCGGTATAGCCCATGATCTTAACAATGTTCTCGCTCCAATTATGATGACAGCACAACTTTTAGAGTCGCAAATGCATGATGAGCGCTCTCGGAGATTGTTGCCCATTTTGATCTCCAATGCTCAACGTGGAGCCAGTTTAGTTAATCAAGTATTATCATTTACTCGTGGAATAGAAGGAGAGCGGACTCTTTTACAACTCAAGCATTTAATTATAGAAATTCAGCACATTATCAAAGAAACCTTTCCCAGATCAATAGAAGTTACTAGCCAAATTCCCCAAAATCTTTGGACTGTATCCGGTGATGCCACACAATTACATCAAGTGCTGATGAATTTGTGTGTTAATGCTCGTGATGCCATGCCCAACGGCGGAAAACTAAAAATCTTGGCAGAAAATCTCTTAATAGATGAAAACTATGCCAGGATGAACATTGATGCTCAAGTTGGTTCCTATATAGTCATTACTGTCATCGATACAGGAATGGGTATTAGCCCAGAAATATTAGAGCGGATATTTGAGCCATTTTTTACCACTAAAGAAACGGGTAAAGGAACTGGGCTAGGACTTTCTACAGTCATGGGAATTATTAAAAGCCACGGTGGGTTTGTCAAAGTACACAGCCAACCAGAAAACGGCAGTCAATTCCAGGTTTATTTGCCCGCCCAAGATATCACAGAAACCATAGAAGAAATAGAGCAGAGTTTGCCCCAAGGTCATGGCGAACTGATTTTAGTTGTAGATGATGAAGCTGCTATTCGGGATATTACGAAAACATCTTTAGAAAACCATAATTACCAAGCAATCACAGCCAGTGATGGTATTGAGGCCATAGCTTTATATGTAGAAAATCAAGATAAAATATCTCTTGTTTTAACAGATATGGTTATGCCCTCTATGGACGGAATCACAACCATTAAGACATTGCAAAAAATCAACCCAAAGGTAAAAATCATTGCCGTCAGTGGACTAGCCACAACAGAGAAAGTCAATGCAGCTCATGATGTGGGCGTTAAAGCCTTTTTAGCCAAACCTTACACAGCTAATCAGTTACTGCAAACCATTAGCGCTGTTCAAAGTAGGAATTAG
- a CDS encoding response regulator: protein MQGSQTSVTILMADDDEDDRILVREALLESQLPIDLHIVSNGEELLNYLYNRGLYTDKSQAPRPGLILLDLNMPLKSGLEVLEDIKTDAILRSIPVIVLSTSNDKEDIYHTYNLGASSFITKPVTFAALVEMIKSIGKYWFQIVQLPLESVGGINERKPDQSSIS from the coding sequence GTGCAGGGTAGTCAAACAAGCGTCACAATCTTAATGGCAGATGATGATGAAGATGACCGCATATTAGTTCGTGAGGCATTGCTAGAAAGCCAATTGCCCATCGATCTACATATTGTGAGTAATGGTGAAGAGTTGCTGAATTATCTGTATAATCGTGGTTTATATACTGACAAAAGTCAAGCTCCACGTCCAGGGTTAATTTTATTAGATTTAAATATGCCCCTAAAAAGCGGTCTTGAGGTGCTTGAAGATATTAAAACAGATGCCATCCTGCGGAGTATTCCCGTGATTGTGCTGTCTACCTCAAATGACAAAGAGGACATATACCATACTTACAATTTAGGTGCAAGTTCCTTCATCACTAAGCCAGTCACATTTGCCGCCTTAGTTGAAATGATCAAAAGTATAGGAAAATACTGGTTTCAAATAGTGCAACTGCCACTAGAATCCGTGGGAGGAATCAATGAACGAAAACCCGATCAAAGTTCTATTAGTTGA
- a CDS encoding PAS domain-containing protein, with translation MIKKDSALILVVDDDDFSRMELCHQLKQAGYQLAEASNGIEALAIYTDLQPDIVLLDAMMPVMDGFTCCAQLQTLPNAQNTLVLIMTALDDQASVEQAFAVGAADLVTKPIQWTVLFHRLRCLLAADHAMQELRRQTQLAQLQEQQMAMALEAAHMGIWNWNLLTNKITWSDTLRLLYGWESATFPGNYDAFINCIHPQDQDFVRYVDQRAIREGIDYDIQFRVVLPDGKIRWLASKGAAFHDASGVAVRMSGVDRDITKCKEAESALEMRANQQAVVAELSQKALAGIDLTTLMNSCVTLVAQHLKVEYAKILELLPDGETLLLRAGVGWQSGLVGQATVSTDIKSQAGYTLLSDEPVIVTNLQQETRFHGPALLNDHQVVSGISVVIHGQESAFGVLGAHTTRERTFTKDDIYFLQGIANTLATAIERQRFEDALKKSEERWQLAVQSSNDGIWDWNLITNEVFFSRRWKEMLGYEDHEISSDAHEWCSRICPEHYHAVQQAIADHKAKKTPFLIIEFQVRCKDGSYKWILTRAKAVWDEDGYVVRMIGGIMDISKRRAALDELQEVQAQLQRQNWRSLEAASASQLFAKITLKIRQSLQIDQILQTSVTELQKLLHADRVLILQVRSNGSYKVREEAGVSGVPVVLGQMIGNTCLGEGYIEQYRQGRISAITDIEQAGLQPLYVKWLQQFGVKANLIVPVFREQQLWGLLIAHQCDRPREWTEWEIELLRQLADQIGIALAQSLILDKETRQRQELARSNQELQEFAFIASHDLQEPLRKIITFGDRLKTTCENDLSAPGRDYLERMQNAALRMQTLIKDLLTLSRVTTRAQPFVAVNLTQIAQEVLSDLEVSIQQTNGRVEIGDLPTLKADPLQMRQLLQNLIGNALKFHQPQTPPVVKVYSQILHCQSDQVSVISEICQITVEDNGIGFAQKYVDRIFNVFQRLHGRQEYQGTGVGLAICRKIAERHHGIITVESHPGQGAKFMVTLPINSHL, from the coding sequence ATGATCAAGAAAGATTCTGCCCTGATTTTAGTTGTAGATGATGATGACTTTAGCCGAATGGAACTGTGCCATCAGCTCAAACAAGCGGGATATCAGTTAGCAGAAGCAAGTAACGGTATAGAAGCACTTGCTATCTATACTGATCTACAGCCAGATATAGTTTTACTGGATGCCATGATGCCAGTCATGGATGGATTTACCTGCTGCGCTCAATTGCAAACACTTCCAAATGCTCAAAACACACTTGTGTTAATCATGACTGCTCTTGACGATCAAGCATCTGTGGAGCAAGCTTTTGCAGTCGGTGCAGCTGATTTGGTGACTAAGCCAATTCAATGGACGGTATTATTTCACAGATTACGCTGTTTGTTGGCAGCTGATCATGCCATGCAGGAATTACGAAGGCAAACTCAGTTAGCACAATTGCAAGAGCAACAAATGGCGATGGCATTGGAGGCAGCCCACATGGGTATTTGGAACTGGAACCTGTTGACCAACAAAATTACTTGGTCTGATACCCTGCGACTTCTCTATGGCTGGGAATCAGCCACTTTTCCAGGTAATTATGACGCTTTTATTAATTGCATTCATCCTCAAGATCAGGATTTTGTCAGATACGTGGATCAGCGAGCGATTCGGGAAGGGATAGACTATGATATTCAATTTCGTGTGGTTTTACCCGATGGCAAGATTCGCTGGTTAGCCAGCAAAGGAGCAGCTTTTCATGATGCTTCAGGTGTGGCTGTGCGGATGTCTGGGGTAGATAGAGATATTACCAAATGCAAGGAAGCAGAGTCAGCCTTGGAGATGCGTGCTAATCAACAAGCGGTTGTCGCTGAACTTAGTCAAAAGGCTCTAGCGGGGATAGATTTGACTACATTGATGAACTCCTGTGTCACCCTTGTTGCTCAACACTTAAAGGTGGAATATGCCAAGATTTTGGAACTGTTACCAGATGGTGAGACATTACTACTGAGGGCGGGAGTAGGTTGGCAATCGGGGTTGGTGGGACAAGCAACTGTCAGCACTGATATCAAGTCTCAAGCTGGTTATACTTTGCTTTCTGATGAACCAGTGATTGTGACTAACCTTCAGCAAGAAACGCGATTTCATGGCCCCGCACTGCTAAATGACCATCAAGTGGTGAGTGGTATCAGTGTGGTCATTCATGGCCAAGAATCTGCTTTTGGGGTATTAGGCGCACACACAACCAGAGAGCGTACTTTTACCAAAGATGATATTTATTTTCTCCAAGGTATCGCCAACACTTTAGCGACCGCGATTGAGCGTCAACGATTTGAGGATGCACTGAAAAAGAGTGAAGAACGTTGGCAATTAGCTGTGCAGAGTAGCAATGATGGCATTTGGGACTGGAACCTGATCACTAATGAAGTATTTTTTTCTCGGCGCTGGAAGGAAATGCTTGGTTACGAAGACCACGAAATTTCCTCTGATGCCCATGAATGGTGTTCCCGGATATGTCCAGAACATTACCATGCGGTGCAACAAGCAATTGCTGACCACAAAGCCAAGAAAACCCCATTTTTGATTATTGAGTTTCAAGTGCGGTGTAAGGATGGCTCTTACAAGTGGATTTTGACTCGTGCTAAGGCTGTGTGGGATGAAGATGGTTATGTAGTGCGGATGATTGGCGGGATTATGGACATTAGCAAACGCCGCGCCGCTCTGGACGAACTCCAAGAGGTACAAGCGCAATTACAACGCCAAAACTGGCGAAGCCTTGAGGCGGCTTCCGCGTCGCAATTATTCGCCAAGATCACTCTGAAAATTCGCCAGTCTTTACAAATCGATCAAATTCTCCAAACCAGTGTTACAGAACTCCAAAAGCTACTACACGCCGACCGGGTATTAATTTTGCAGGTACGTAGCAATGGTTCTTACAAGGTGCGGGAAGAAGCAGGAGTCAGCGGTGTACCTGTTGTTTTAGGACAGATGATTGGCAATACTTGTTTGGGAGAAGGTTACATTGAGCAATATCGCCAGGGGCGGATTAGTGCGATTACTGATATAGAACAGGCTGGACTCCAACCTCTCTATGTGAAATGGCTGCAACAATTTGGAGTTAAAGCTAATCTTATTGTTCCGGTTTTCCGCGAACAACAACTTTGGGGGCTGCTGATTGCTCATCAGTGCGATCGCCCCCGTGAATGGACAGAATGGGAAATTGAACTGTTGCGACAACTCGCTGATCAAATAGGTATCGCCCTCGCTCAAAGTTTAATCCTCGACAAAGAAACTCGTCAACGCCAAGAACTCGCCCGTTCTAACCAAGAATTGCAAGAATTTGCCTTTATTGCTTCCCATGATTTACAAGAGCCACTCCGGAAAATTATCACTTTTGGCGATCGCCTCAAAACTACCTGCGAAAATGACTTAAGCGCACCAGGACGCGATTATCTAGAACGAATGCAGAATGCAGCCTTGAGGATGCAGACTTTGATTAAAGACCTCTTGACACTTTCACGAGTTACCACTAGGGCGCAGCCTTTTGTAGCGGTGAATTTGACCCAAATCGCCCAAGAGGTATTGTCTGATTTAGAAGTCAGTATTCAGCAAACCAATGGACGTGTAGAAATCGGTGATTTACCCACTCTGAAAGCTGACCCCCTACAGATGCGCCAATTACTGCAAAACCTCATCGGTAACGCCCTGAAATTTCACCAACCCCAAACGCCGCCTGTGGTGAAAGTCTACAGTCAAATTTTGCATTGTCAATCAGATCAAGTTTCTGTAATTTCCGAAATTTGCCAAATCACTGTTGAAGATAATGGCATTGGTTTTGCTCAAAAATATGTTGACCGCATTTTCAACGTCTTTCAACGTTTACATGGTCGTCAGGAATATCAGGGTACTGGTGTGGGTTTAGCTATCTGCCGCAAGATTGCCGAACGACATCATGGGATAATCACAGTAGAAAGTCACCCAGGACAAGGCGCAAAATTTATGGTCACGTTGCCGATTAATAGCCACTTGTAA
- a CDS encoding ATP-binding protein has product MNSSVCNHEAARIAALYEYEILDSAPEQVFDDLAFLAAQICDTPIALINLLDANRQWFKAKIGLDIPQIPMNIGFCRRCVQQKETLIIPDALADEEYATDAVVTSEPYARFYAGVPLIVPGGEAIGTISIVDRIPRQITAKQVEALEAISRLIVTQLEVRRNSIDIFAGQRADVQICEQTALLDIATDAIIVRDLSHNILVWNKSAETIYGWSAAEAIGENAMELLDKQALPKDSEIYQDVLQYGCWQGELQKNTKSGVNIIVESRWNLLGDDTILIVDTDITQRKELEKKILRAQRVERIGTLASGIAHDLNNVLSPILMSVHLLQPKCGDRETLKILSIIESNTKHGINLVKQVLSFVQGMEGDIPLQPAAVQHTVIQVKDLILEMQQIVEQTFPKSISLSTEIPADLWPIWGNSTQFHQILMNLCLNARDAMTKGGNLSISADNIFIDQTYARMSVDAQVGDYIVLTVTDTGLGMNQKILDKIFDPFFTTKEIDQGTGLGLSTVTRIVEEHHGFIQVSSLVGKGTKFQVYLPAITA; this is encoded by the coding sequence ATGAACTCTTCAGTGTGTAATCATGAAGCAGCAAGGATTGCGGCTCTCTATGAATATGAGATTCTCGACTCTGCACCAGAACAAGTATTCGATGATCTAGCGTTCTTAGCCGCGCAAATTTGTGATACACCAATAGCTTTAATTAATTTACTGGATGCCAATCGTCAATGGTTCAAAGCCAAAATTGGGTTGGATATTCCGCAAATACCCATGAACATCGGGTTTTGTAGACGTTGCGTTCAGCAAAAGGAAACTTTAATTATTCCTGATGCCTTAGCAGATGAGGAGTATGCCACAGACGCAGTAGTTACTTCCGAACCTTATGCCAGATTTTATGCTGGCGTACCTCTGATAGTACCAGGAGGTGAGGCTATTGGGACTATATCCATAGTAGATCGCATCCCACGCCAAATCACTGCAAAACAGGTGGAAGCACTGGAAGCGATTAGTCGTTTGATAGTTACACAACTAGAAGTCCGGCGTAACTCAATAGACATCTTTGCAGGTCAACGAGCTGATGTGCAAATCTGCGAACAAACGGCATTGCTAGACATCGCTACAGATGCAATAATTGTGCGAGATTTATCTCACAATATTTTAGTTTGGAACAAAAGCGCGGAAACGATTTATGGTTGGTCAGCAGCAGAAGCCATTGGTGAGAATGCTATGGAACTTTTGGATAAACAAGCTTTACCAAAAGACTCAGAAATTTATCAAGATGTCTTACAGTATGGCTGTTGGCAGGGAGAACTGCAAAAAAATACTAAATCTGGGGTAAACATCATAGTTGAAAGTCGCTGGAATTTGCTGGGCGATGACACTATTTTGATAGTTGACACAGATATCACGCAGCGAAAGGAACTAGAAAAAAAAATTCTCCGCGCTCAACGTGTGGAAAGAATTGGGACTCTGGCTAGTGGGATTGCTCACGATTTAAATAATGTGTTGTCACCCATTTTAATGTCAGTACATTTATTGCAACCTAAATGTGGCGATCGCGAAACTCTGAAGATTTTATCTATCATAGAAAGTAACACAAAACATGGTATTAATTTAGTTAAACAAGTGCTGTCTTTTGTCCAAGGTATGGAAGGTGATATTCCCCTACAACCTGCGGCAGTTCAACACACGGTGATTCAGGTAAAAGACTTGATTTTAGAAATGCAGCAAATTGTAGAACAAACATTTCCGAAATCAATTAGCCTCTCCACAGAAATTCCAGCAGACTTATGGCCAATTTGGGGAAACAGCACGCAATTCCATCAGATATTGATGAATCTATGTCTCAACGCTCGTGATGCTATGACTAAAGGTGGAAATTTGTCAATATCGGCGGATAACATTTTTATTGATCAAACCTATGCCAGAATGTCTGTTGATGCTCAAGTGGGTGATTATATTGTCCTGACAGTTACTGACACTGGTTTAGGCATGAATCAGAAAATTTTAGACAAAATCTTTGACCCATTTTTCACAACCAAGGAAATTGATCAAGGTACGGGACTAGGATTATCAACAGTCACCCGCATCGTTGAAGAACATCATGGATTTATTCAAGTATCGAGTTTGGTCGGCAAAGGGACGAAATTTCAGGTATATTTACCAGCCATAACTGCATGA
- the pyrR gene encoding bifunctional pyr operon transcriptional regulator/uracil phosphoribosyltransferase PyrR: MSAKVVEILSSEDLRRTLTRLASQIVEKSRDLSQLVLLGIYTRGALLAELLARQIETLEGVNVAVGALDITFYRDDLDKIGLRTPAKTNIPFDLTGKTVVLVDDVIFKGRTIRAALNAVTEYGRPEVIRLAVLVDRGHREVPIHPDFIGKRLPTAKEEIVKVYLQDWDDRDAVELIGVNN; encoded by the coding sequence ATGTCTGCCAAAGTAGTTGAAATTCTTTCCTCAGAAGACCTCCGTCGGACCTTAACTCGCCTAGCCTCTCAGATTGTGGAAAAGTCCCGTGATTTATCCCAACTGGTACTCCTCGGTATTTATACGAGAGGAGCGCTATTAGCAGAATTATTGGCACGTCAAATTGAGACACTCGAAGGTGTCAACGTGGCAGTAGGAGCATTAGATATTACATTCTATCGAGATGATCTTGACAAAATTGGCTTAAGGACTCCTGCGAAAACCAACATCCCTTTTGACCTCACAGGGAAGACAGTTGTCCTGGTAGATGACGTAATTTTCAAAGGTCGGACGATTCGCGCTGCTTTGAATGCTGTTACTGAGTATGGTAGACCAGAAGTGATTCGTTTAGCCGTCTTAGTAGATAGAGGTCATCGAGAAGTTCCAATTCACCCAGATTTCATTGGTAAGCGACTACCTACCGCTAAAGAAGAAATTGTCAAAGTTTACTTACAAGATTGGGATGACAGAGATGCAGTTGAGTTGATCGGGGTAAATAACTAG
- the cbiB gene encoding adenosylcobinamide-phosphate synthase CbiB — protein MTSSVVLILAALLDYFIGDPWGWPHPVQVMGWVISRLTKFFIQVCHHPLTQRIAGIVLGITLIFGSGCLGWLLIQTAKGLHPLGGILLESILLASCFALKSLRTAASAVLKPLTAGDLPSAQNILSNYVGRDTQKLSEAEILRAVLETVTENATDGVMAPLFYAIVGACVPGVGLIPLALAYKASSTLDSMVGYLHAPYTYLGWFSARFEDYLTWLPCRFTVITLALLSGKPRYVWRMCCRDAVKDPSPNSGWSECAYAAILGVQMGGTNWYGGVPKPKPLLGDAIHPITPTSIETALLLTRYSFLLWLGIAIALLFIFDKQVIIK, from the coding sequence ATGACATCATCTGTGGTTTTAATCCTGGCGGCACTGTTAGATTACTTCATTGGTGATCCTTGGGGTTGGCCTCATCCGGTGCAAGTTATGGGATGGGTAATTTCTCGCTTGACTAAATTCTTTATTCAAGTCTGCCATCATCCTCTAACACAACGCATAGCGGGAATTGTTTTAGGCATCACCTTAATATTTGGTAGCGGCTGTCTAGGTTGGTTATTAATTCAAACTGCCAAAGGGCTGCATCCATTGGGGGGAATCCTCTTAGAAAGCATTCTTTTAGCTAGTTGTTTTGCTTTGAAAAGTCTGCGAACAGCTGCGTCAGCTGTTTTAAAACCATTAACCGCAGGAGATTTACCGTCAGCTCAGAATATTTTAAGTAATTATGTCGGTAGAGATACCCAAAAGCTCTCAGAAGCCGAAATTTTGCGAGCTGTGTTAGAAACTGTTACCGAAAATGCTACTGATGGCGTTATGGCTCCACTTTTTTATGCCATTGTGGGTGCTTGTGTGCCGGGTGTGGGTTTAATTCCTCTGGCTTTAGCATACAAAGCTAGTAGTACCCTTGATTCAATGGTGGGTTATCTGCACGCGCCCTATACTTATTTAGGGTGGTTTAGTGCTAGGTTTGAAGACTATTTAACTTGGCTACCTTGTCGCTTCACGGTGATTACTTTGGCACTGTTATCAGGTAAACCCCGCTATGTTTGGCGAATGTGTTGCCGAGATGCAGTCAAAGACCCCAGTCCCAATTCTGGCTGGAGTGAGTGTGCTTATGCTGCGATTTTGGGTGTGCAAATGGGAGGCACAAATTGGTATGGCGGAGTACCTAAACCAAAACCACTACTAGGAGATGCAATTCATCCTATTACCCCAACTTCCATTGAAACTGCCTTATTATTGACTCGATATTCTTTTTTATTATGGTTAGGCATAGCGATCGCTTTATTATTCATCTTCGATAAACAGGTAATCATAAAATAG
- a CDS encoding Rrf2 family transcriptional regulator, with product MKLTTRGHYSVKALLDLSLQPSYGPASVRAIALRQDIPAPYLEKLLIEMRRAGLVKSIRGSIGGYQLALKPVQISIGQILEAVGENMTRLPHHTPTPAQTEDWVTFTLWQRLNQKLKEALYSITLADLYYDARSWQASLGEEASFVV from the coding sequence ATGAAACTAACTACCAGAGGACATTACAGTGTCAAGGCATTGCTAGATTTAAGTTTACAGCCGAGTTATGGCCCAGCATCAGTGAGAGCGATCGCACTTCGTCAAGATATCCCAGCCCCTTACCTGGAAAAGTTGCTCATAGAAATGCGTCGGGCTGGATTAGTCAAATCAATTCGGGGTAGCATTGGCGGATACCAACTAGCATTAAAGCCTGTACAAATTTCTATAGGTCAAATTTTAGAGGCCGTCGGCGAAAATATGACTCGTTTACCCCATCACACCCCAACGCCGGCGCAAACTGAAGATTGGGTGACATTCACTCTCTGGCAAAGACTCAACCAAAAGCTCAAAGAAGCTTTGTACAGTATTACTCTGGCTGATCTCTATTACGATGCTCGTAGTTGGCAAGCTTCTCTGGGAGAAGAAGCGAGTTTTGTGGTTTAG
- a CDS encoding AbrB family transcriptional regulator, whose translation MPKLKKIEPLLGEELLKKVKELESLSKEDKAKQCGYYTITKNGIERVNMMKFLNALIDAEGIQLDSSPSANGRGGRSASYRISVQSNGNLLIGSAYTKQMNLNPGDEFIITLGKKHIRLRQVDADEKEGLEAIEATA comes from the coding sequence ATGCCTAAATTGAAAAAAATAGAACCCCTACTGGGTGAAGAACTGCTCAAAAAAGTTAAAGAGCTAGAGAGCCTTAGCAAAGAAGATAAAGCCAAGCAGTGCGGCTACTATACCATTACCAAAAATGGTATCGAGCGTGTGAATATGATGAAATTTTTGAATGCCCTGATTGATGCTGAAGGCATTCAGTTAGACAGTTCACCCAGTGCCAATGGACGTGGTGGGCGCAGTGCTAGCTATAGAATTAGCGTGCAATCAAACGGTAATTTATTGATAGGTTCAGCTTATACAAAACAGATGAATCTCAACCCAGGAGATGAGTTTATCATCACCTTGGGGAAAAAACATATTCGTCTCAGACAGGTAGACGCAGATGAGAAGGAAGGTCTGGAAGCTATAGAAGCTACAGCTTAA